A genomic window from Punica granatum isolate Tunisia-2019 chromosome 2, ASM765513v2, whole genome shotgun sequence includes:
- the LOC116195634 gene encoding ribosomal RNA small subunit methyltransferase nep-1, which produces MVRRYPVKGRKRKQKERYDEDVEEDEQEQKQLRLEADEPREAETAADDDEKQSGEAGEKAADELEGIPIMPTQNQSSKNPGIIFVLEKASLEVAKVGKSYQILNSDDHANFLRKNGRNPADYRPDIVHQALLSILDSPLNKAGKVRAVYVKTEKGVLFEVKPHVRIPRTYKRFAGIMLQLLQKLSITATGKREKLLRVIKNPVTQYFPVNSKRIGFSHSSGKLVEMQDYVATISDDTPLVFVVGAMAHGKIETEYTDDFISISNYPLSAACCINIICDAVRRHMNFI; this is translated from the exons ATGGTGAGGCGGTACCCGGTGAAGGGGCGGAAGAGGAAGCAGAAGGAGAGGTACGACGAGGACGTCGAAGAAGACGAGCAAGAGCAGAAGCAGCTGAGACTCGAAGCTGATGAGCCGAGGGAAGCGGAAACGGCGGCGGACGATGACGAGAAGCAATCGGGAGAAGCTGGGGAGAAGGCCGCTGACGAGCTTGAAGGCATACCAATTATGCCGACACAGAACCAAAGCAGCAAGAATCCCGGCATCATCTTCGTTCTCGAGAAGGCCTCTCTGGAAGTCGCCAAAGTTGGAAAG AGCTATCAAATTTTGAACTCCGATGATCATGCCAACTTCTTGCGGAAGAACGGCAGAAACCCTGCTGATTACAGGCCCGACATCGTTCATCAG GCCCTTCTATCTATTCTAGACAGCCCACTTAACAAGGCTGGAAAGGTTCGTGCAGTGTATGTGAAGACTGAGAAAGGTGTGCTTTTTGAAGTAAAACCTCATGTTCGTATTCCAAGGACGTATAAGCGCTTCGCAGGCATTATGT TGCAGTTGCTACAGAAATTAAGCATAACTGCTACCGGTAAACGGGAGAAACTTCTGCGAGTGATAAAAAACCCCGTGACCCAGTATTTTCCTGTCAACTCTAAAAGAATAG GCTTCTCTCACAGCTCAGGGAAGTTGGTTGAGATGCAGGACTATGTAGCTACCATCAGCGATGATACGCCTCTTGTTTTTGTG GTTGGTGCAATGGCCCATGGGAAAATAGAAACCGAGTATACGGATGATTTTATTTCAA TTTCTAATTACCCATTGAGTGCCGCATGCTGTATCAATATAATCTGTGATGCTGTGCGGAGGCATATGAACTTCATATAA
- the LOC116195637 gene encoding two-component response regulator ORR9: MAIAAADQSQFHVLAVDDSLIDRKLIERLLKTSSYQVTTVDSGSKALEFLGLVEYEQSSSDSPSISTNTHQEVEVNLVITDYCMPGITGYDLLRRIKESSALRDIPVVIMSSENVPSRINRCLEEGAEEFFLKPVRLSDVHRLKPHMMRTKFKDHHGQKKREEEEEEEEEVDQEEESERRPGIEAPLHDKHQQQLQHQNSNKRKSMEEGLSPDRTRPRYSDVAAVV, encoded by the exons ATGGCCATTGCTGCAGCAGATCAGTCACAGTTCCATGTCCTAGCTGTTGATGACAGCCTCATTGACAGGAAGCTCATTGAGAGGCTCCTCAAGACATCCTCATATCAAG TTACTACAGTTGATTCTGGTAGTAAAGCTCTTGAGTTCCTTGGTCTGGTGGAATATGAACAGAGCAGCTCAGATTCTCCGTCCATCTCAACAAACACCCATCAG GAAGTTGAGGTGAATCTTGTAATCACAGATTACTGCATGCCGGGAATAACAGGCTATGACTTGCTCAGAAGAATTAAG GAATCTTCAGCACTGAGAGACATACCGGTGGTCATTATGTCATCTGAGAATGTCCCATCAAGGATAAACag GTGCTTGGAAGAAGGGGCAGAGGAGTTCTTCTTGAAGCCAGTGAGACTATCAGATGTCCACAGGCTGAAGCCCCACATGATGAGAACTAAATTCAAGGATCACCATGGCCAAAAGaagagggaagaagaagaagaagaagaagaagaagtagaTCAAGAGGAAGAATCGGAGAGGAGGCCCGGAATCGAAGCCCCTCTGCACGATAAACATCAGCAGCAGTTGCAGCACCAGAACAGCAACAAGAGGAAGTCCATGGAAGAAGGGCTCTCTCCTGACAGGACAAGGCCCAGATATAGTGATGTTGCTGCTGTTGTCTGA
- the LOC116195635 gene encoding tubulin-folding cofactor B, whose protein sequence is MASTLQQLPTDDSVLLRVTHANLKSFSADVRFSLQASVESVKEKLWKKCGTSVESMRLELYDDSGSKVSDLNEDFRPFGFYSPLDGFRLHIIDLDPSSVTSGGWLEDTSLVEKYKISDDAYDKLDGTFRKFKEKMVSQNPPALESKIPDNYMEDLCANIKVGDRCEVEPGAKRGVVKFVGQAESLAPGFWVGVQYDEPLGKHDGMVKGTRYFECPPLHGAMVRPDKVKVGDYPEHDIFEEDEI, encoded by the exons ATGGCGAGCACCTTACAGCAGCTTCCGACGGATGATTCCGTCCTCCTGCGCGTCACCCATGCCAACCTCAAGTCCTTCTCCGCCGACGTCCGCTTCTCACTTCAG GCGAGCGTGGAGTCCGTGAAGGAGAAGCTCTGGAAGAAATGCGGCACTTCCGTCGAGTCCATGCGGCTCGAGCTCTACGACGATTCCGGCTCCAAGGTTTCCGATCTGAATGAGGATTTTAGACCGTTCGGCTTCTATTCTCCCCTGGACGG GTTCCGATTGCATATCATAGATCTAGACCCCTCGTCAGTGACCTCCGGCGGGTGGCTTGAAGACACTTCACTGGTCGAAAAGTACAAAATTTCTGATGACGCTTACGATAAGCTTGATG GAACTTTCAGAAAATTCAAGGAGAAAATGGTGTCTCAAAATCCACCAGCTCTTGAAAGCAAG ATACCGGACAACTACATGGAGGACCTTTGCGCCAATATAAAG GTAGGAGATAGATGTGAAGTTGAGCCTGGGGCAAAGAGAGGTGTCGTCAAATTTGTGGGTCAAGCAGAATCTCTTGCACCTGGTTTTTGGGTTGGGGTGCAGTATGATGAACCTTTGGGAAAGCACGATGGAAT GGTGAAAGGAACTCGTTACTTTGAATGCCCTCCGCTTCATGGTGCAATGGTGAGGCCAGACAAAGTTAAG GTCGGCGACTATCCTGAACATGACATCTTTGAGGAAGATGAGATATGA